The following proteins are co-located in the Perca fluviatilis chromosome 22, GENO_Pfluv_1.0, whole genome shotgun sequence genome:
- the LOC120552272 gene encoding threonine synthase-like 1 gives MGLLNALRTVRCYLSPFPTSKSWFSTKASLLGDKNILLMGPPGAGKTTVGRIVAHRLGLPVIDVDDDVLETTWKMPVAAKLAAVGGERFLEEEGQALCNFSASGCVVSLTGSNPLHAAAMQHVKESGLVIYLDVDGEDIIRRLARMKVNRIVGQEAEASMSDILRYRKPFYEKWLDVRVLCGRGDTVEEVAEKVLKAVERYQNHAAETYVSTRSDSVASSKQKTYFSDVVVEGLATNGGLYVPRNGFPNIGAREWLRLADMSYPERALALLEKCIHPLDISALDLRTMVFKAYGSNFSSEAVAPVKHLIRNQYVQELFHGPTASFKDLALQLMPQLFAYCLPQMCNYLVLVATSGDTGSAVLSGFSSLRGTDVHRTGVLVFFPEEGVSEIQKLQMTSYREGNARAIGVLSDFDFCQRTIKRMFGECGLTGHLAVEYSTVLSTANSINWARLLPQVVYHSSAYLDLIRDGVIKFGEPIDVCIPSGNFGNAMSAVYAKQMGIPIRKVICASNHNRIITDFITTGEYDLRGRPLMLSHSPAIDILKSSNLERFIYHVSNGDGRLVKELFTRLDRQQHFQVPEPLLGRMRQDVTAGWCSEDDCLAAIQSVHTQAGYLMDTHTAVAKVVADRLQDGSCPVVLCSTAHYGKFAPAVFKALQIPNVPEDPLEQLKKLGSTASRPEIHRDMMKCLETRGRREHTVCQAEYSVLVEEVESMIHDSFLKVM, from the exons ATGGGTTTACTGAATGCATTAAGAACTGTCAGATGCTACCTGAGCCCCTTTCCAACATCCAAATCATGGTTCTCCACCAAAGCCTCCCTGCTGGGGGACAAGAACATCTTGCTCATGGGTCCTCCTGGAGCAGGGAAGACCACAGTGGGGAGGATAGTGGCCCACAGACTAGGGCTACCTGTCATTGACGTTGATGACGATGTCTTGGAGACGACGTGGAAGATGCCCGTGGCTGCCAAGCTGGCAGCAGTTGGCGGAGAGCGTTTCCTGGAGGAAGAAGGCCAGGCTTTGTGTAACTTCTCCGCCTCAGGGTGTGTTGTTTCCCTGACAGGCTCTAACCCTCTTCACGCTGCAGCGATGCAACACGTCAAAGAGTCCGGACTGGTCATCTACTTGGATGTGGACGGTGAAGACATCATACGAAGACTCGCCAGGATGAAGGTGAACAGGATCGTGGGCCAGGAGGCAGAGGCATCCATGAGCGACATTCTGCGTTACAGGAAACCGTTTTATGAGAAATGGCTTGACGTGCGGGTGCTGTGTGGAAGAGGGGACACGGTGGAGGAAGTCGCGGAGAAGGTGCTGAAAGCTGTGGAGAGATATCAGAACCACGCTGCAGAAACCTATGTGTCAACCAGGAGTGACAGTGTGGCATCGTCCAAACAGAAAACCTACTTTAGTGATGTTGTGGTTGAGGGCCTGGCCACAAATGGAGGCCTCTACGTTCCCAGGAATGGCTTCCCAAACATTGGTGCTCGTGAATGGTTGAGACTAGCCGACATGTCGTACCCAGAACGAGCATTAGCTTTACTTGAAAAGTGCATACACCCATTGGATATCTCTGCTTTGGATCTCAGAACAATGGTATTCAAGGCATACGGGTCTAACTTTTCTAGTGAGGCAGTAGCACCTGTAAAACATCTCATCCGCAATCAGTATGTTCAGGAGCTCTTCCACGGCCCCACCGCCTCATTTAAAGACCTCGCCTTGCAGCTGATGCCCCAGCTCTTCGCCTACTGCCTCCCACAGATGTGCAACTACCTCGTTCTCGTAGCTACCTCTGGGGACACGGGAAGTGCAGTGCTCAGTGGGTTCAGCAGCCTCCGTGGCACCGACGTACACAGGACCGGGGTGCTGGTGTTTTTCCCGGAGGAAGGCGTGAGTGAGATTCAGAAGCTTCAGATGACGAGCTACAGGGAGGGCAACGCCAGGGCGATCGGCGTCCTGTCAGACTTTGACTTCTGTCAGAGAACCATAAAGAGGATGTTTGGGGAGTGCGGGCTGACCGGGCACCTCGCTGTAGAGTACAGCACAGTCCTCAGCACCGCCAACTCCATCAACTGGGCGCGGCTGTTGCCACAG GTGGTTTACCATTCTTCAGCTTATCTGGATCTAATCAGAGACGGTGTTATCAAGTTCGGTGAGCCCATTGATGTTTGCATCCCTTCTGGTAACTTTGGCAATGCCATGTCAGCAGTGTACGCCAAGCAAATGGGCATCCCAATAAGAAAAGTAATCTGCGCGTCCAACCACAACCGCATCATCACGGACTTTATCACCACAGGCGAGTATGATCTCCGGGGACGGCCTCTGATGCTCTCCCACTCCCCGGCTATAGATATCCTGAAATCCTCCAACCTTGAGAGGTTTATCTACCACGTCTCAAACGGAGACGGCCGTCTTGTCAAGGAGCTGTTCACACGCTTAGACAGACAGCAGCACTTTCAGGTTCCTGAGCCTCTTCTTGGCAGGATGCGGCAGGACGTGACGGCCGGCTGGTGCTCGGAAGACGACTGCTTGGCCGCCATCCAGAGCGTTCACACACAGGCGGGCTACctcatggacacacacaccgctgTTGCTAAAGTGGTGGCTGATAGGCTGCAGGACGGTTCGTGCCCCGTGGTGCTTTGTTCCACCGCTCACTACGGGAAATTTGCTCCCGCTGTGTTCAAAGCCTTACAAATCCCAAATGTTCCTGAGGATCCCCTTGAGCAGCTGAAGAAGCTCGGATCGACTGCATCCAGACCTGAAATACACAGAGACATGATGAAATGCCTGGAGACAAGGGGCAGGAGGGAACACACCGTTTGTCAGGCTGAGTACAGTGTGTTGGTAGAAGAGGTGGAGAGCATGATACACGACTCCTTCTTGAAAGTTATGTAG
- the ptchd3a gene encoding patched domain-containing protein 3: MGCRRTDCLAKPLSGLFEKLGSLVGSCPFYFFVIPLILSAALGGGFTFLKDREDNDFERQFTPRKGPSKATRAFVRENFPYNDSMFSEDRLYDKSNFASVIAVSTNSSNILTNPAFAEILRLNNKILNIIVHNGSLGFSELCAKANGECVSNILLEIISANATSITFPVHRHRSSSVFLGSVLGGVITDVNSSVMSAQAVKLIYYLDNKENSADASKLWLRGFQKLLSDETDCKHIDVSYYTSKSRQDEIDSHTTDGIPLFLITYACAITLSVISCLRLDNVRNKVWVAVFGVLSSGLAIVSSFGLLLYIGVPFVITVANSPFLILGIGLNNMFIMVSDWQHTNVKDPVPKRMAHSYKEAIMSITITTLTDVFKFSIGVTSDFPSVQSFCLYTSVSIIFCYVYTITFFGAFLALNGRREASNRHWLTCMKIPSDNAGHHSQIYNICCVGGDYDKNTGAEKKKTIIFFKDYYGPFLIKPCVKGVVIFLYVVYLATSIYGCFQVGLQQGIELYDLAADNSPVTRFNLKDSQYFSDYGPSVMVMVGEEFQYWNKTKRHQLQRCIEDFKKLHFVDEHVYTSWLDAYLSYGQETHLNLDDKDVFLTNLTTFFDLFPLFKQDLNLTRDAIYASRFFVQTVDIANASMEIYMFTGLKTTAGRCSAASLLVYNPIFIFYDQHAVVVKSMIKNVGVITAVMLVVSLLLIPNPLCSLWVTCSIGSVTAGVTGFMALWDISLDSISMIIFTICIGFTVDCSAHVAYAFVSSKRTSRDDKVVDALSSLGYPILQGALSTILGVSVLARSEFHTFRTFFQIFFLVMFIGVLHGLIFIPVILTLCTCRSDGDESKDKSVKISKL, encoded by the exons ATGGGCTGCAGACGCACAGACTGCCTGGCAAAGCCTCTGTCAGGCCTTTTTGAAAAACTTGGATCACTTGTAGGCTCctgtccattttatttttttgtgattccTCTCATACTCTCAGCGGCGCTTGGCGGAGGCTTCACTTTTCTCAAAGACAGGGAGGACAATGACTTTGAGCGGCAGTTCACACCCAGGAAAGGACCCTCGAAGGCAACGAGAGCTTTTGTCAGGGAAAACTTCCCCTACAATGACTCCATGTTTTCAGAGGACAGGTTGTACGACAAGAGCAACTTTGCATCCGTCATTGCTGTATCGACTAACAGCTCAAATATACTTACAAATCCTGCTTTTGCGGAAATCCTCAGGCTCAACAATAAGATCCTTAATATCATTGTGCACAATGGGAGCCTGGGATTCAGTGAGTTGTGTGCAAAAGCCAACGGAGAATGTGTCTCAAACATCCTCCTGGAAATTATTAGCGCTAATGCAACCAGCATCACCTTCCCCGTACACAGGCACAGATCCAGCTCAGTGTTTCTTGGCTCTGTGCTCGGTGGGGTTATCACAGATGTCAACAGCTCAGTCATGAGTGCTCAGGCTGTAAAACTCATCTACTACTTAGATAACAAGGAAAACTCAGCTGACGCCTCAAAATTATGGCTGAGAGGATTTCAAAAACTCTTATCAGATGAGACGGACTGCAAACACATTGAC GTGTCGTACTACACCTCCAAATCCAGGCAAGATGAGATTGACAGTCACACCACAGATGGCATTCCTTTATTCCTCATCACTTATGCCTGTGCTATCACTCTCTCGGTGATATCCTGCCTGAG ATTGGACAATGTGAGGAACAAGGTGTGGGTGGCCGTTTTCGGCGTCTTATCCTCGGGTCTGGCTATTGTCTCATCTTTTGGCTTGCTGCTTTACATCGGAGTGCCATTCGTTATAACAGTCGCAAACTCTCCTTTCCTGATACTTG GAATAGGTCTCAACAACATGTTCATAATGGTGTCCGACTGGCAGCACACCAACGTAAAAGACCCAGTGCCGAAGCGGATGGCTCACTCTTACAAAGAAGCAATCATGTccatcaccatcaccaccctGACCGACGTCTTCAAGTTCTCCATAGGCGTCACGTCCGACTTCCCATCAGTGCAGTCGTTCTGCCTGTACACCAGCGTCTCCATCATATTTTGTTACGTATACACAATCACCTTCTTTGGAGCCTTCTTGGCTCTAAATGGGAGGCGAGAAGCCAGCAACAGGCACTGGCTGACCTGCATGAAAATACCATCAGACAATGCTGGTCATCATTCTCAGATATATAACATCTGCTGTGTGGGAGGCGACTATGATAAGAACACTggagcagagaaaaaaaaaacaataattttttttaaggattACTATGGCCCGTTTTTGATCAAACCCTGTGTCAAGGGTGTTGTAATCTTCCTTTATGTGGTATATTTAGCTACGAGTATTTATGGATGTTTCCAGGTAGGCCTACAACAGGGGATTGAGCTCTACGATCTGGCCGCTGATAACTCCCCCGTTACGAGATTCAATTTGAAGGATAGTCAGTATTTTTCTGATTACGGTCCATCTGTGATGGTTATGGTAGGTGAGGAATTCCAATACTGGAATAAAACCAAGAGACACCAACTTCAGAGATGCATAGAGGACTTTAAAAAGCTCCACTTTGTAGATGAGCATGTCTATACATCCTGGCTTGACGCTTATTTGTCATATGGACAGGAAACACATTTAAACCTGGATGATAAAGATGTTTTTCTCACAAATCTAACaacattttttgatttatttcctCTTTTCAAGCAAGATCTGAACCTAACTAGGGATGCCATATATGCATCCCGGTTCTTCGTGCAGACTGTTGATATTGCCAATGCCAGCATGGAAATTTACATGTTTACAGGTCTTAAAACCACTGCTGGCAGATGCAGTGCAGCGTCTTTATTAGTCTATAATCCGATATTCATCTTCTACGACCAGCACGCCGTAGTAGTTAAAAGCATGATTAAAAACGTTGGCGTGATCACAGCAGTGATGTTGGTTGTCTCTCTCCTGCTGATTCCAAACCCCCTCTGCTCATTATGGGTGACTTGTTCGATTGGTTCAGTGACTGCGGGGGTGACTGGTTTCATGGCGCTATGGGACATCAGTCTCGATTCAATATCCATGATCATTTTTACCATCTGCATCGGCTTCACAGTGGACTGCTCAGCTCACGTGGCTTACGCCTTCGTCTCAAGCAAGAGAACGAGTCGTGACGACAAGGTTGTGGATGCTCTCTCCAGTTTGGGCTACCCCATCCTTCAAGGAGCCCTGTCCACCATTTTAGGGGTGTCTGTGTTGGCAAGGTCTGAATTTCACACATTCAGAACATTTTTTCAAATCTTCTTTCTTGTCATGTTTATTGGCGTGCTTCACGGCCTCATTTTCATTCCAGTAATTCTGACACTATGTACCTGCAGATCAGATGGAGACGAAAGTAAAGACAAGAGTGTGAAAATCAGCAAACTCTGA